The Styela clava chromosome 13, kaStyClav1.hap1.2, whole genome shotgun sequence genome has a window encoding:
- the LOC120332313 gene encoding 4-hydroxybenzoate polyprenyltransferase, mitochondrial-like, with protein sequence MMFGRHLTQMVLKPNSQKCRTFSVLHSHARDRNSFFDLGGLGNSSLLGLCRSCTGTNENTKKISFSRTIPVFSATCVSSHKFSTSAKDNASFKDIIQKIYDQRNNVKTGRDSLLQKYTAAHFVDAAPKSWKPYLQLARVDKPIGSWLLYLPCALSITLATPLGSIPDLYYLGLFGVGAFLMRGAGCVINDLWDKDFDKYVERTKERPLASGKLKPRNAIALLAAQLSLSLGILLTLNTTCIMIGVASMIPVILYPLAKRYTYYPQAVLGLTFNMGAIMGYAAVVGSINWSIVGPLYLGCFFWTMYYDTIYALQDVEDDVLIGVKSIAMVFTDVDSEKMKKLPLSDRIEKMEGQKKKIDLYLSGFFLATMTSWMWSFNAVAVASFAYFVPVLQMIKMINDQAAMGKIESPKYTENLWEKFVASKKTGLYILFGLIGGIYFSPPREVVK encoded by the exons ATGATGTTTGGAAGACATCTGACACAGATGGTATTGAAGCCCAACTCTCAAAAATGTAGAACATTTTCTGTATTGCATTCTCATGCCAGAGATAGAAATTCTTTCTTCGATTTGGGTGGACTGGGCAATTCGTCACTACTTGGTTTATGTCGATCATGTACTGGAACAAatgaaaacactaaaaaaatTTCCTTTAGCAGAACTATTCCTGTTTTTTCTGCAACGTGCGTTTCTTCTCATAAATTTTCCACTTCTGCAAAAGACAATGCAAGCTTTAAGGATATTATTCAGAAAATTTATGATCAGAGAAACAATGTAAAAACTGGAAGAGACTCtcttttacaaaaatatacTGCAGCACATTTTGTTGATGCAGCACCTAAAAGCTGGAAACCGTATTTGCAATTGGCTCGGGTTGATAAGCCAATTGGAAGCTGGCTTCTTTATTTACCTTGTGCGTTGAGCATCACCCTTGCGACACCATTGGGATCCATTCCGGATTTATATTATCTTG GTCTTTTTGGAGTTGGTGCTTTTTTGATGCGAGGTGCTGGATGCGTGATCAATGATTTGTGGGATAaagattttgataaatatgttGAAAGAACGAAAGAAAGACCTCTTGCATCAGGAAAATTGAAACCTAGAAATGCAATTGCATTACTGGCTGCTCAACTTTCACTTTCTCTGGGAATTCTTTTAACTCTAAATACAACTTG CATTATGATTGGAGTTGCGTCTATGATTCCTGTTATATTATATCCTCTCGCTAAAAGATATACGTATTATCCCCAAGCAGTTCTCGGGCTCACATTTAACATGGGTGCCATTATGGGTTATGCAGCTGTTGTAGGATCGATCAATTGGTCAATTGTTGGACCACTGTATCTTGGCTGCTTTTTTTGGACGATGTATTATGATACCATCTATGCATTGCAG gatgTTGAAGATGATGTCCTCATTGGAGTTAAATCAATAGCAATGGTATTTACTGATGTCGAttcagaaaaaatgaaaaaattgccACTTTCAGATAG GATAGAAAAGATGGAAggacaaaagaagaaaattgaTCTCTATCTTTCTGGTTTCTTTCTTGCCACAATGACTTCATGGATGTGGTCATTTAATGCAGTAGCTGTTGCCAGTTTTGCATATTTTGTTCCAGTTTTGCAAATGATAAAGATGATT aatGATCAGGCAGCAATGGGAAAGATTGAAAGTCCTAAATATACTGAAAATTTATGGGAAAAATTTGTTGCTTCTAAGAAGACtggtttatatattttatttggccTTATTggcggtatttatttttcacCTCCTAGAGAAGttgtaaaatag